Proteins found in one Asterias rubens chromosome 12, eAstRub1.3, whole genome shotgun sequence genomic segment:
- the LOC117297393 gene encoding vimentin-type intermediate filament-associated coiled-coil protein-like, which produces MNKSNIKEANEHLQKLYQRVQDLESTVQEQAEAMMRRDEEAESTLRELGRSKDREIAELRRSLESSEMHVQHLLGSCREKDSQISFLKQRSKILDDVCQELPSLEILVDTLRRTPSSRSRHASDFEQGVKQMTNATAEHGRQSASPDVRPTGFGHSSPRIESTPQHNMARNFSISDDDEEHLS; this is translated from the coding sequence ATGAACAAGTCTAATATAAAGGAGGCAAATGAACACCTTCAAAAGCTTTACCAGCGAGTCCAGGACTTGGAAAGTACGGTACAGGAGCAAGCAGAAGCGATGATGAGACGGGACGAGGAGGCCGAGTCAACGCTGCGTGAGCTCGGCCGATCTAAAGACCGCGAGATCGCTGAACTACGGAGGTCCTTGGAGTCGTCGGAGATGCACGTTCAGCACCTCTTGGGCTCCTGTCGGGAAAAAGACTCTCAGATATCGTTCCTGAAACAGAGGAGTAAAATTCTAGACGATGTTTGTCAGGAGCTGCCATCTTTAGAGATTCTTGTGGATACGTTGCGGAGGACCCCGTCATCCCGGAGTCGACATGCTTCAGATTTTGAGCAAGGTGTTAAGCAAATGACAAACGCTACTGCTGAGCACGGCAGACAGTCTGCTTCACCGGACGTTCGCCCGACTGGATTTGGGCACAGTTCACCGAGGATTGAGAGCACACCTCAACACAACATGGCGAGGAACTTTTCGATATCTGATGACGATGAGGAACATCTATCTTGA
- the LOC117297680 gene encoding F-box/LRR-repeat protein 16-like — MKDKHLWKDAHIPASRKSSLTKILLFMQTYFTDALETLTLYRASNKMLQLLNKQCPRLTKLSIKGKDLKTTDLSFLPSYLMELHLGSYQFAANWYCPLTQGLLFQIEKLEVFCPNITNNTLGHLATLRTLKSLQLVSCRSSVVDESEGTYTERGFTCLVQQLTELRVLRFQQCSQISDTAFFKIGNSLTKLEDLTLHYCCNITDVGLKHLKNLQALKILDLGGGTPVSPEALIEVLGCLKSLLELWIFDTEYIRQQHIAQIEEMFPRLTVCVQDRWECMEV, encoded by the coding sequence ATGAAGGACAAACATCTGTGGAAGGATGCTCACATACCTGCCAGCAGGAAGAGCAGCCTGACCAAGATACTGTTGTTCATGCAGACATACTTCACCGACGCACTGGAAACATTGACTCTCTACCGCGCCAGCAACAAAATGTTGCAGCTACTCAACAAACAATGTCCACGCCTGACAAAACTGTCCATTAAGGGGAAGGATTTAAAGACAACAGACCTTTCTTTTCTTCCCTCGTATCTGATGGAGCTGCATTTGGGCTCGTACCAGTTTGCCGCAAACTGGTACTGCCCGTTGACGCAGGGGTTGCTCTTCCAAATAGAGAAGCTGGAAGTGTTTTGCCCGAACATCACCAACAACACCCTGGGTCATCTGGCGACGTTGCGGACTTTAAAGTCCCTGCAGCTTGTCTCTTGTCGCAGTAGCGTTGTGGACGAGAGCGAAGGGACCTACACGGAGCGCGGATTCACTTGCCTCGTTCAGCAGCTGACAGAGTTGAGAGTACTACGCTTCCAGCAGTGCTCACAAATCAGCGACACAGCCTTCTTCAAGATTGGGAACAGCCTGACCAAGCTGGAAGACCTTACTCTGCACTACTGCTGCAACATCACTGATGTGGGTCTGAAGCACTTGAAGAACCTCCAAGCTCTGAAGATCTTAGACCTCGGAGGCGGGACGCCTGTTTCTCCCGAAGCTCTGATAGAGGTCCTTGGCTGCCTCAAGAGCCTCCTGGAGCTGTGGATATTCGACACGGAGTACATTCGGCAGCAGCATATTGCGCAAATTGAGGAAATGTTTCCGAGACTGACGGTGTGTGTACAAGATAGATGGGAGTGTATGGAAGTTTAA